The following are encoded together in the Opitutus sp. ER46 genome:
- the recQ gene encoding DNA helicase RecQ — translation MPALQQLLKSTFGYGSFRPLQREICETSLAGRDVFALLPTGGGKSLCFQLPALARPGLTVVVSPLIALMKDQVDALRASGVAATFMNSTLDADESRARFRGLHRGEFKLLYVAPERLMLEGWAENLQKWNVSCLAIDEAHCVSEWGHDFRPEYRQIARLRQQLPDVPVIALTATATERVRADIVTHLKLRDPAIFVASFNRPNLTYRVVPKDQPLKQIIDFVRKRESECGIIYCATRATTERVAEALAGRGFAARAYHAGLDADERARNQEAFLRDDTRIVCATIAFGMGINKPNVRWIIHHDLPKNIEGYYQETGRAGRDGLPGDCLLLFSGGDIAKQTHFIDEITAEAEQKVARAQLRQMVQYAESAGCRRHELLAYFGETFPLDNCGACDNCLEPRETYDGTVVAQKFLSCIYRIRQNSGFTVGMNHLIEVLTGADTEKIRRWGHDRLTTYGIGGELSRPQWAAVGRELLRLGYVAVAEGEFATLDVTDEGMNVLRTREPITLTKPMVMPKARRVSTRREGDIECDELLFNRLRGVRKELADERGVPAYIVFGDNTLRAMARSYPTTVDAMEGIPGIGEKKRAEFGETFADAIAEYLENNPRIAF, via the coding sequence GTGCCCGCCCTCCAGCAGTTGCTCAAGTCCACCTTCGGCTACGGCAGTTTTCGCCCGCTTCAGCGCGAAATCTGCGAAACGTCGCTCGCGGGCCGGGACGTGTTCGCGCTGCTCCCCACCGGCGGCGGCAAGTCGCTCTGCTTCCAACTGCCCGCCCTCGCGCGGCCCGGGCTCACCGTGGTCGTTTCGCCTCTGATCGCGCTTATGAAGGACCAGGTCGACGCCCTGCGCGCCAGCGGCGTCGCGGCCACGTTCATGAATTCCACCCTCGACGCCGACGAGTCCCGCGCGCGTTTTCGCGGCCTCCATCGGGGCGAGTTCAAGCTGCTCTACGTCGCGCCCGAGCGCTTGATGCTCGAGGGCTGGGCCGAGAACCTGCAGAAGTGGAACGTCTCCTGCCTCGCGATCGACGAGGCGCACTGCGTCTCCGAGTGGGGCCACGACTTCCGCCCCGAATACCGCCAGATCGCCCGGCTGCGCCAGCAGCTGCCCGACGTCCCCGTCATCGCCCTCACCGCCACCGCGACCGAGCGCGTCCGGGCCGACATCGTCACCCACCTGAAGCTCCGTGACCCGGCCATCTTCGTCGCCAGCTTCAACCGGCCCAACCTCACCTACCGCGTCGTCCCCAAGGACCAGCCGCTGAAGCAGATCATCGACTTCGTCCGGAAGCGCGAAAGCGAGTGCGGCATCATCTACTGCGCCACCCGCGCCACCACCGAACGCGTGGCCGAGGCGCTCGCCGGCCGGGGCTTCGCCGCCCGGGCGTATCATGCGGGCCTCGACGCCGACGAGCGCGCACGCAACCAGGAGGCGTTCCTCCGCGATGACACCCGCATCGTGTGCGCGACCATCGCGTTCGGCATGGGCATCAACAAGCCGAACGTCCGCTGGATCATCCACCACGACCTGCCCAAGAACATCGAGGGGTACTACCAGGAGACCGGCCGCGCCGGGCGCGACGGGTTGCCCGGCGACTGCCTCCTGCTGTTCAGCGGCGGCGACATCGCGAAGCAGACGCACTTCATCGACGAGATCACCGCCGAGGCCGAGCAGAAGGTCGCCCGCGCGCAGTTGCGCCAGATGGTGCAGTACGCCGAGAGCGCCGGCTGCCGCCGCCACGAGCTGCTCGCCTACTTCGGCGAGACGTTCCCGTTGGATAACTGCGGCGCCTGCGACAACTGCCTCGAGCCGCGCGAGACCTACGACGGCACGGTCGTCGCCCAGAAGTTCCTCTCCTGCATCTACCGCATCCGGCAGAATAGCGGGTTCACCGTCGGCATGAACCACCTCATCGAGGTGCTCACCGGCGCCGACACCGAAAAGATCCGCCGCTGGGGGCACGACCGGCTCACCACTTACGGCATCGGCGGCGAGCTCTCCCGGCCGCAGTGGGCCGCCGTCGGCCGCGAACTCCTGCGCCTCGGCTACGTCGCCGTCGCCGAGGGCGAGTTCGCCACGCTCGACGTCACCGACGAGGGCATGAACGTCCTGCGCACGCGCGAGCCGATCACGCTCACCAAGCCCATGGTCATGCCCAAGGCGCGGCGCGTGTCCACCCGGCGCGAGGGCGACATCGAATGCGACGAGCTGCTGTTCAACCGGCTGCGCGGCGTGCGCAAGGAACTCGCCGACGAGCGCGGCGTGCCCGCCTACATCGTATTCGGCGACAACACGCTGCGCGCCATGGCCCGCTCCTACCCGACGACGGTGGACGCCATGGAGGGCATCCCCGGCATCGGCGAGAAGAAGCGCGCCGAGTTCGGCGAAACCTTCGCCGACGCC
- a CDS encoding carboxypeptidase regulatory-like domain-containing protein, which translates to MKRSSHITRVLAALFALSFAFASAAFGQGITTAALSGSVSNKQGTPVAGATVTLVHEPSNTTVTTVTRANGLYDFSGLRIGGPYTVTANGEVRRDLFLDLGQTAEVNFPLDTEIVKMQAFSVTGERDTAFDSNRMGAGSNFTDEQIQNLASMRSDVQDIARLDSRLLLTSLDQGGQLSAQGQNFRFNSFLIDGVEANDPFGLNSNGVSSLRGPIPLEALQALNIELNPYDVRRSGFTGALMNAVTKSGTNRYEGSAYYEFTDDGMRAKNPRTGDKEYFEERRWGVTVGGPILKNRLFFFFSYDDFRRDSSAPVAGFKFSAESLALIDQVLAKVKSMGYDAGSFAGAENIATQKTYLAKIDWNISKEHRLSFTYRKNEGTTPVFSGVTSTSGSSLSNYWYDTPRTTESYTAQLFSQWTPDFRTEVSWSRSDYNASPKNRGTPFPAVGIGDLTGTRTDTGAAATGYLNFGTEFSRQLNELNTKEMISKITGEYSLGNHVIAAGAEVNSTKYDNRFLQAYYGSYTFRSTKAWGTTPARSSVENFLLGLPTSYTDAQPLAGYTIDNVFARWTYDAYAFLLQDTWRPTQRLTLTGGLRYDIPTVDQAPPYNAAFDAAFGIRNDYTIDGNSTLAPRLGFNYRVPASRRTEVRGGVGLFQGRNPAVWLANAYQNAGTASSITVNVNGQNSNGTLQPTLQFQPDVTKQPIPAGTAPTPTINLTADGFKMPSIWKGNLAVDHELPFWNLVATAEVTATQVEKGLFIDFLNYKEAGVGTVMPDGRIRYAGTITPNITGTPSTSTGGRRRVSTFADVYRINNTSKGESHDFTLALRRPMKNHWAASVAWTRGHATEVSPMTSSTAGSLYTTRAVFNPNEEVASTSNTNARDKIVAQYTRQFDFFKIKDTRTTLTLVYEGRTGHPYSWVFKGDANGDGIADNDLFYMPTGPDDSKVTWKNTAERDAFFAFAQTSTLSKYYGQVLSRNSESSPWTQTVDLTLRQQIPVFRRVRAEAYFQIMNLFNLLNDEWGLLDEVPFTYKRRVAGTEYDAAANKYVYYFNSNTLDGVPTVADETQASRWQIKVGMRITF; encoded by the coding sequence ATGAAACGATCCTCGCATATTACGCGGGTGCTGGCGGCGCTGTTTGCGCTTAGCTTTGCATTCGCTTCTGCCGCGTTTGGCCAGGGCATCACGACTGCGGCCCTGAGCGGCTCGGTGTCGAATAAACAAGGGACGCCAGTGGCGGGTGCCACGGTGACCCTGGTGCACGAGCCGTCGAACACGACTGTGACGACGGTCACGCGTGCGAACGGCCTGTACGACTTCTCCGGTCTCCGCATCGGTGGTCCGTACACCGTGACGGCGAACGGCGAAGTGCGCCGCGACCTGTTCCTCGATCTGGGCCAGACGGCGGAAGTGAACTTCCCGCTGGATACCGAGATCGTGAAGATGCAGGCGTTCAGCGTCACCGGCGAGCGCGACACCGCGTTCGATTCGAACCGGATGGGCGCGGGCTCGAACTTCACCGACGAGCAGATCCAGAATCTCGCCTCGATGCGCAGCGACGTGCAGGACATCGCACGTCTCGACTCGCGCCTGCTGCTGACCTCGCTCGACCAGGGCGGCCAGCTGAGCGCGCAGGGCCAGAATTTCCGTTTCAACTCGTTCTTGATCGACGGCGTCGAAGCGAACGACCCGTTCGGCCTGAACAGCAACGGCGTGTCCTCGCTCCGCGGCCCGATCCCGCTGGAAGCGCTGCAGGCTCTCAACATCGAGCTGAATCCCTACGACGTCCGTCGCTCCGGTTTCACCGGCGCGCTGATGAACGCCGTGACCAAGAGCGGCACCAACCGGTACGAGGGTTCCGCCTACTATGAGTTCACCGACGACGGCATGCGCGCGAAGAATCCCCGCACCGGCGATAAGGAGTATTTCGAAGAGCGCCGTTGGGGCGTGACCGTAGGCGGCCCGATCCTCAAGAACCGCCTGTTCTTCTTCTTCAGCTATGACGACTTCCGCCGTGACTCCTCGGCTCCGGTCGCCGGCTTCAAGTTCAGCGCCGAGTCCCTCGCGCTGATCGACCAGGTGCTCGCGAAGGTGAAGTCGATGGGCTATGACGCAGGTTCCTTCGCCGGGGCGGAGAACATCGCGACGCAGAAGACCTACCTGGCCAAGATCGACTGGAACATCTCGAAGGAGCACCGCCTGAGCTTCACGTACCGCAAGAACGAGGGCACCACCCCGGTGTTCTCCGGTGTCACCAGCACCTCCGGCAGCTCGCTCAGCAACTACTGGTACGACACCCCGCGCACCACCGAGAGCTACACCGCCCAGCTGTTCAGCCAGTGGACTCCGGACTTCCGCACGGAGGTTTCGTGGAGCCGCAGCGACTACAATGCGTCGCCGAAGAATCGCGGCACGCCATTTCCGGCGGTCGGCATTGGCGATCTGACCGGCACGCGTACAGACACCGGCGCGGCGGCGACGGGTTACCTGAACTTCGGTACCGAGTTCTCCCGCCAGCTGAACGAGCTGAACACGAAGGAGATGATCTCGAAGATCACCGGCGAGTATTCGCTGGGAAATCACGTCATTGCCGCGGGTGCGGAGGTTAACTCGACCAAGTACGACAACCGCTTCCTCCAAGCCTACTACGGCAGCTATACCTTCCGCAGCACCAAGGCTTGGGGCACCACTCCGGCCCGCAGCTCGGTGGAAAACTTCCTCCTTGGCCTGCCGACGTCCTACACCGATGCGCAGCCGTTGGCTGGCTACACCATCGACAATGTCTTTGCCCGCTGGACCTACGATGCCTACGCGTTCCTGCTGCAGGACACCTGGCGGCCCACGCAGCGCCTGACTCTCACCGGCGGCCTGCGCTATGACATCCCGACCGTTGACCAGGCGCCGCCCTACAATGCGGCGTTCGATGCGGCGTTCGGCATTCGCAACGACTACACCATCGACGGCAACTCGACCCTGGCTCCCCGCCTTGGCTTCAACTATCGCGTGCCGGCGTCCCGCCGCACCGAAGTCCGCGGTGGCGTTGGCCTGTTCCAGGGCCGCAATCCGGCTGTCTGGCTGGCAAACGCCTACCAGAACGCTGGCACGGCCAGCTCGATCACGGTTAACGTGAATGGTCAGAACTCTAACGGCACGCTCCAGCCGACGCTGCAGTTCCAGCCTGATGTGACCAAGCAGCCGATCCCGGCGGGCACTGCGCCGACGCCAACGATCAACCTGACCGCCGACGGCTTCAAGATGCCCTCCATCTGGAAGGGCAACCTGGCCGTCGATCACGAGTTGCCGTTCTGGAATCTGGTCGCCACCGCCGAGGTGACCGCGACCCAGGTCGAGAAAGGCCTCTTCATCGACTTCCTGAACTACAAGGAAGCCGGGGTTGGCACGGTCATGCCCGACGGTCGTATCCGTTACGCCGGCACGATCACCCCGAACATCACGGGCACGCCCTCGACGAGCACCGGTGGCCGTCGCCGCGTTTCGACCTTCGCCGACGTGTATCGGATCAACAACACGAGCAAGGGTGAGTCGCACGACTTCACCCTCGCGCTGCGGCGCCCGATGAAGAACCACTGGGCCGCCAGCGTTGCCTGGACTCGCGGTCACGCGACCGAAGTCAGCCCGATGACCTCCTCGACGGCCGGCTCGCTCTACACGACCCGTGCCGTGTTCAACCCGAACGAGGAAGTTGCCTCCACCTCGAACACCAATGCCCGCGACAAGATCGTCGCGCAGTACACCCGCCAGTTCGACTTCTTCAAGATCAAGGACACCCGCACCACGCTGACCCTCGTCTATGAGGGCCGCACCGGCCACCCCTACAGCTGGGTGTTCAAGGGTGACGCCAACGGCGACGGCATCGCGGACAACGACCTGTTCTACATGCCGACGGGCCCGGATGACTCGAAGGTCACCTGGAAGAACACGGCCGAGCGCGACGCGTTCTTCGCGTTCGCCCAGACCTCGACGCTGAGCAAGTACTACGGCCAGGTCCTGTCGCGTAACAGCGAGAGCTCGCCCTGGACGCAGACGGTCGACCTGACCCTGCGGCAGCAGATCCCGGTGTTCCGCCGGGTCCGCGCCGAGGCGTACTTCCAGATCATGAACCTGTTCAACCTGCTCAACGACGAGTGGGGCCTGCTCGACGAAGTGCCGTTCACGTACAAGCGCCGCGTCGCCGGTACCGAGTACGACGCCGCCGCGAACAAGTACGTCTATTACTTCAACAGCAACACGCTCGATGGCGTGCCCACCGTCGCTGACGAGACCCAGGCGTCCCGCTGGCAGATCAAGGTCGGCATGCGGATCACGTTCTGA
- a CDS encoding sigma-70 family RNA polymerase sigma factor, producing MTYSPLPTPKTNRSASERAARAAASQQEAEYDAELVRRFNAGDEEAFVEIMNRYREKIFSVALALLRNRADAEEIAQDTFIRAHRGLGRFRGDSSLATWLHRIAVNLARNRYWYFFRRRRHATLSLDCALSDDSEATFADLVATSAPNPAREAATDEFAQLVTVCMEKLDARHREILTLRNLLNRSYDEIAQALGINVGTVKSRIARARGNLRALLAEACPEFAPDAAPADWFEPNRSNGRLEIASA from the coding sequence ATGACGTACTCCCCCCTTCCCACGCCCAAGACCAACCGCAGTGCCTCGGAGCGCGCCGCCCGCGCCGCCGCCTCGCAACAGGAAGCCGAATACGATGCCGAGCTGGTGCGACGCTTCAACGCCGGCGACGAGGAAGCGTTCGTCGAAATCATGAACCGCTATCGCGAGAAGATATTCTCCGTCGCGCTCGCGCTCCTGCGCAATCGCGCCGACGCCGAGGAGATCGCGCAGGACACCTTCATCCGCGCCCACCGCGGCCTTGGCCGCTTCCGCGGCGACTCCTCCCTCGCGACCTGGCTGCACCGCATCGCGGTCAATCTCGCCCGCAACCGGTACTGGTACTTTTTCCGCCGCCGCCGCCACGCCACGCTCTCCCTCGATTGCGCCCTGAGCGACGACAGCGAGGCAACGTTCGCCGACCTCGTGGCCACCAGCGCGCCCAACCCGGCGCGCGAGGCCGCCACCGACGAGTTCGCCCAGCTGGTCACCGTCTGCATGGAGAAACTCGACGCCCGCCACCGCGAGATCCTCACCCTGCGCAACCTGCTCAATCGTTCCTACGACGAGATCGCGCAGGCCCTCGGCATCAACGTGGGCACCGTCAAGAGCCGCATCGCCCGCGCCCGCGGCAATCTCCGCGCGCTCCTCGCCGAAGCCTGCCCGGAGTTCGCCCCCGACGCCGCGCCCGCCGACTGGTTCGAGCCCAACCGGTCCAACGGTCGCCTCGAAATCGCGAGCGCCTGA
- a CDS encoding restriction endonuclease codes for MVALAALALATGRAEEEAPRPFVAVGATKQDVLRVYGWPSGTAVTGTREILNYPQGQVILENGRVERVTFSKDVPWTPPRPKPPPPTASTRKPGAAATEPAAAEAAPAAPPPEAAPAAEPAPMPSVVEPVKPQPVEPAATVAAAPAVKAGARGADTGDTAVSPAAPALWSAWQLVVAALAVGALAAALVLLWVWRKPRTRKAKSTLIIADRIDAAAGGMPSIAEMRDWPREKLRAVVAALAESDGYLVHLRPLGGDMDVELRRKQEEKPRVLVCCLPGRDPVPMRRLRDVFGSLVADGVAQGWVVAPGGFGPEAAAYAESHRLALVNGDGLHALMREVPPVLLPAVLART; via the coding sequence TTGGTTGCGCTGGCTGCGCTGGCGCTGGCGACGGGCCGCGCGGAAGAGGAGGCGCCCCGGCCCTTTGTGGCGGTGGGGGCCACGAAGCAGGACGTGTTGCGTGTGTACGGCTGGCCGAGTGGCACGGCGGTGACGGGCACGCGCGAAATTCTCAATTACCCACAGGGCCAAGTTATTTTGGAGAACGGTCGCGTGGAGCGCGTCACCTTTTCGAAGGACGTTCCCTGGACACCCCCGCGACCGAAGCCGCCGCCCCCGACGGCGTCCACCCGCAAGCCGGGAGCCGCCGCGACGGAGCCCGCGGCCGCGGAGGCGGCGCCGGCGGCGCCGCCGCCCGAGGCCGCACCCGCGGCGGAGCCGGCGCCCATGCCGTCGGTCGTGGAACCGGTGAAGCCGCAGCCCGTTGAGCCCGCTGCCACGGTGGCGGCAGCGCCCGCGGTGAAGGCCGGCGCAAGGGGCGCGGACACGGGTGACACGGCAGTTTCCCCCGCGGCGCCAGCGCTGTGGAGCGCCTGGCAGTTGGTGGTCGCGGCGCTGGCCGTTGGGGCGCTCGCGGCGGCGCTGGTGTTGTTGTGGGTGTGGCGCAAGCCGCGGACGCGCAAGGCCAAGTCGACGCTCATCATCGCCGACCGGATCGATGCGGCGGCGGGCGGGATGCCCTCGATCGCGGAGATGCGCGACTGGCCGCGCGAGAAGTTGCGGGCGGTGGTGGCGGCGCTGGCCGAATCGGACGGCTATCTGGTGCACTTGCGGCCGCTCGGCGGGGACATGGATGTCGAGCTACGGCGGAAGCAGGAGGAGAAACCGCGCGTGCTGGTGTGTTGCCTGCCGGGGCGCGATCCGGTGCCGATGAGGCGGCTGCGAGACGTCTTTGGCAGTCTGGTGGCAGACGGCGTGGCGCAGGGCTGGGTGGTGGCCCCGGGCGGCTTTGGGCCGGAGGCGGCGGCCTATGCCGAGTCGCACCGGCTGGCGTTGGTGAACGGTGACGGGCTGCACGCGTTGATGCGCGAAGTGCCGCCGGTGCTGCTCCCGGCGGTGTTGGCGCGGACCTGA
- a CDS encoding crosslink repair DNA glycosylase YcaQ family protein, with protein MPRRAPTSPRATTTANAKRPPSSPPALKVSVAGARRFVLHATGLDQPFASVGAALTHLGYVQIDPLNICGRMHDLILRPRVAGYREGDLMRHLHGEAEADTRSPAPDAPPRVAFEHHHPTTNILVAFPLEAWPHLLGAMQARTRLTSAWSGRLTPRERELVPQLLAEIAARGPLSSEDFADDRRAHRPVWGKASLVKSTLQKLFFHGRVLIGRRRNQRRLYDLPERVLPPAVLAQPAATLADTSRWVAELKLRQRRLAWLKRDERRGIDDLVQEVHIAGLPSLACLRDDVPLLQACDAAVRAPDAEPGAATPASAVRLLAPLDPVIYDRRVTAALWNFDYTWEAYTPVAKRVRGHYALPVLAGTELVGHVEPKADRAAGKLVVASRSVRRGCSTQGALRELAGWLGLRS; from the coding sequence GTGCCTCGCCGCGCTCCCACTTCGCCCCGCGCCACCACCACCGCCAACGCCAAGCGCCCGCCGTCCTCGCCTCCTGCCCTGAAGGTCTCCGTCGCCGGTGCGCGGCGTTTTGTCCTGCACGCGACCGGACTCGACCAACCCTTTGCGAGCGTCGGCGCCGCCCTGACCCACCTTGGCTACGTGCAGATCGATCCGCTCAACATCTGCGGGCGCATGCACGACCTCATCCTCCGCCCCCGCGTCGCTGGCTACCGCGAGGGCGACCTCATGCGCCACCTCCACGGCGAAGCGGAGGCCGACACCCGCTCGCCCGCGCCCGATGCTCCGCCCCGGGTCGCCTTCGAACACCACCACCCCACCACCAATATCCTCGTCGCCTTTCCCCTCGAAGCCTGGCCCCACCTCCTCGGCGCCATGCAGGCTCGCACCCGGCTGACCAGCGCCTGGTCGGGTCGCCTCACCCCGCGCGAGCGCGAACTCGTCCCGCAACTGCTCGCCGAAATCGCCGCCCGCGGTCCGCTCAGCAGCGAAGACTTCGCTGACGATCGGCGCGCACATCGCCCCGTCTGGGGCAAGGCCTCGCTCGTCAAAAGCACGCTCCAGAAGCTCTTCTTTCACGGCCGAGTGCTCATCGGCCGCCGCCGCAACCAGCGCCGCCTCTACGATCTGCCCGAGCGCGTCCTCCCGCCCGCGGTGCTCGCCCAACCCGCCGCCACCCTGGCCGACACCAGCCGCTGGGTGGCCGAGCTCAAGCTCCGCCAGCGCCGGCTCGCCTGGCTGAAACGCGACGAGCGCCGCGGCATCGACGACCTCGTCCAAGAGGTCCACATCGCGGGCCTGCCGTCCCTCGCCTGCCTGCGCGACGATGTCCCGCTGCTTCAGGCCTGCGATGCCGCGGTCCGTGCTCCCGACGCCGAACCCGGCGCGGCCACGCCCGCGTCCGCCGTCCGCCTGCTCGCGCCGCTCGATCCCGTCATCTACGATCGCCGCGTCACCGCCGCCCTCTGGAACTTCGACTACACGTGGGAAGCCTACACGCCCGTGGCCAAGCGCGTGCGCGGCCATTACGCGTTGCCCGTTCTCGCCGGCACCGAACTGGTCGGCCATGTGGAACCGAAAGCCGATCGGGCGGCCGGGAAACTCGTCGTCGCCTCCCGTTCGGTCCGCCGCGGCTGTTCCACCCAGGGCGCACTCCGCGAGCTCGCCGGCTGGCTCGGACTCCGGTCCTGA